A window from Setaria italica strain Yugu1 chromosome VIII, Setaria_italica_v2.0, whole genome shotgun sequence encodes these proteins:
- the LOC101766459 gene encoding uncharacterized protein LOC101766459, with amino-acid sequence MKSLPDSFCNSTVYPYVYNLTSSYIDQNNEATMVTTTLAMFMLAVFFFNLNLFSRFSDVSAILNPSVRLFLSTSLSLFLPVMSYLFSEAKNQGATTMAATTSSSSSYGELGDELSLRARTILMWMLLVELLRKKVEAVLVSVGMQWYSGAIDRFARIVWLGYLVFYNVKSPGKKAIYGTLWVLTAAKFLQRVVVKMVLERSFAYGRNTQLLNSYMAQIIQQEQEQEQEEHSGSSSSAELLKKCEYTVMGEENLERTAGRHGYQVELNKAAVVTVGDIWTQAAAEPDSLLRREHLRRLCLSFALYKLLRRRFEDIPTTREETRNCRNLIFKGLLKEQEGAEVALFQVFNDETQFVCEYYHSVLPVVLSDPFFFLVNYILFPIVVSAFCLLTLIICGNGSVRYAYQSITSDNYIIYTGATTLTRCLLRNIAHSPEVLFASIDLGTTTLLILAFVYEEVVEVLVFILSNWLIVSLLCQYTAKRHWRQSRMVCWLIRGILWVRSMLSHPNLSFKQLSVLRFFQLSSPSPIMVPTKAVPKEVMESIVDYLVVHLDVYGIDGHDDPLNSAWSSTLQQEKHRAYRPLLLPVCESKSIAEFILTCHIATALMEGFFRTTRMGQSTLTRR; translated from the exons ATGAAAAGCCTACCAGACTCCTTCTGCAACAGCACAGTCTACCCCTATGTTTACAACCTGACTTCCTCCTACATCGACCAGAACAATGAGGCCACCATGGTGACCACCACCTTGGCCATGTTCATGCTGGCCGtgttcttcttcaacctcaACCTCTTCAGCCGCTTCTCCGACGTGAGCGCGATTCTCAACCCTAGCGtccgcctcttcctctccacctCCCTGTCCCTCTTCCTGCCGGTCATGTCCTACCTCTTCTCCGAGGCCAAGAACCAAGGTGCAACGACCATGGCTGCTACTACTAGCAGTAGCTCCAGTTATGGCGAGCTCGGCGACGAGCTGTCGCTTCGAGCTAGGACGATCCTCATGTGGATGCTTCTTGTGGAGCTCCTCCGCAAGAAGGTGGAGGCCGTCCTGGTCAGCGTGGGCATGCAGTGGTACTCAGGCGCCATCGATCGCTTCGCCCGCATCGTTTGGCTCGGCTACCTCGTCTTCTACAATGTCAAAAGCCCCGGCAAGAAGGCGATCTATGGCACCTTATGGGTCCTCACTGCTGCCAAGTTCCTGCAAAGGGTCGTCGTCAAGATGGTGCTGGAGCGTTCCTTCGCCTACGGAAGGAACACCCAGCTGCTCAACTCATACATGGCCCAGATCATCCAACAAGAGCAAGAGCAAGAGCAAGAGGAGCACTCGGGATCATCGTCGTCGGCGGAGCTGTTGAAGAAGTGCGAGTACACCGTGATGGGAGAAGAAAATCTGGAGAGGACGGCTGGCCGGCATGGCTACCAGGTGGAGCTGAACAAGGCGGCCGTTGTCACCGTTGGTGACATTTGGACGCAGGCAGCAGCCGAGCCGGACAGCCTCCTCCGGAGAGAACACCTTAGAAGGCTCTGCCTCTCCTTTGCTCTCTACAAGCTGCTGCGCCGGAGGTTCGAGGACATCCCCACAACAAGAGAGGAGACCCGGAACTGCCGGAACCTCATCTTCAAGGGCTTGTTGAAGGAGCAAGAAGGTGCCGAGGTCGCACTGTTCCAAGTCTTCAACGATGAGACCCAGTTCGTTTGCGAGTACTACCATTCCGTCCTACCCGTCGTCTTGTCcgaccctttcttcttcctggtcaACTACATCCTGTTTCCCATTGTAGTTTCTGCCTTCTGCCTCCTAACACTGATCATCTGCGGCAATGGGAGCGTCCGCTACGCCTACCAGAGCATCACAAGTGACAACTACATCATATACACTGGCGCGACGACGCTGACCAGATGCCTCCTGAGAAACATCGCCCATTCACCCGAGGTGCTGTTCGCCAGCATCGACCTAGGCACCACCACTCTGCTCATCCTGGCCTTCGTCTACGAGGAAGTCGTGGAGGTCCTCGTCTTTATCCTCTCCAATTGGCTCATCGTGTCGCTCCTCTGTCAGTACACCGCCAAGCGCCACTGGCGGCAGAGCCGCATGGTATGTTGGCTCATCCGCGGCATCCTGTGGGTGCGAAGCATGCTAAGCCACCCTAACCTCAGCTTCAAGCAGCTCTCCGTGCTAAGGTTCTTCCAACTGTCGTCGCCTTCGCCGATCATGGTGCCAACCAAGGCAGTGCCCAAGGAAGTGATGGAGTCGATCGTGGATTATCTGGTGGTTCACTTGGATGTCTACGGCATCGATGGCCATGACGACCCTCTCAATTCGGCCTGGTCCTCCACACTGCAACAGGAGAAGCACAGGGCATACCGTCCCCTGCTCTTGCCGGTGTGTGAGAGCAAGAGCATCGCTGAGTTCATCCTCACCTGTCACATTGCCACCGCCCTAATGGAG GGCTTCTTCCGGACGACAAGAATGGGACAAAGCACACTTACAAGAAGATGA
- the LOC101767155 gene encoding uncharacterized protein LOC101767155 gives MAMSIPPLKGWSSKLLVVAAMIGTLVVVAIAAVIIVGLTPPLVFFSIQDASLQGGQLKQQKFYNFTLYANNTSRRMEVHYTNLNTEIWIAPSEWYPAEVSMSGFEQPPVSINGYKQPPDNVTKVAGWAEFYQTTSLTAAAQGGGAGNWPNCTVVVMAKVLFKVGLARTRPYHIRVFCFPVNFLNTTRLISWH, from the exons ATGGCGATGTCTATCCCTCCTCTCAAAGGATGGAGCAGCAAGCTCCTTGTAGTTGCGGCCATGATAGGAACCCTGGTCGtggtcgccatcgccgccgtcatCATCGTCGGCCTCACTCCGCCACTGGTCTTCTTCTCCATCCAAGATGCAAGCCTCCAAGGCGGGCAGTTGAAACAGCAAAAATTCTACAACTTCACCCTCTATGCCAACAACACCAGCCGGCGCATGGAGGTGCACTATACCAACCTCAACACCGAGATCTGGATAGCCCCGTCTGAGTGGTACCCGGCCGAGGTGAGCATGAGCGGGTTCGAGCAGCCACCGGTGAGCATCAACGGGTACAAGCAGCCACCGGACAACGTGACCAAGGTCGCCGGGTGGGCCGAGTTCTATCAGACGACGTcgttgacggcggcggcgcagggcggcggcgcggggaatTGGCCAAACTGCACTGTGGTGGTGATGGCCAAGGTGTTGTTCAAGGTCGGGCTGGCACGCACACGGCCGTACCACATCAGGGTGTTCTGCTTCCCCGTCAACTTCCTCAATACGACTCG CTTGATAAGCTGGCACTAG
- the LOC101773217 gene encoding LOW QUALITY PROTEIN: putative disease resistance protein RGA4 (The sequence of the model RefSeq protein was modified relative to this genomic sequence to represent the inferred CDS: deleted 1 base in 1 codon), translated as MAELLIGPLISMVKEKASSYLLDQYKVMEGMEEQRKTLERMLPAILQIIQDAEEKGASRSKVAVWLKDLKTAAYEANDVFDEFKYEALRREAKKKGHQSKLGAEVARLLVPARNSIVFRYRMGKKLSRIVQTIEALVTEMNKFGFRHLQQAQPSRQWRQTDSIIIDSDTDILSRSRDREKKKIVGMLLDQASNMDLMVLPIVGMGGMGKSTFVQLIYNDPAIEKHFELRRWCCVSDDFDVSTIASNICQTNEKYREKSLQELQSTISGKRYLIVLDDVWNRDADKWGKLKTCLKQGGKGSAVLTTTRDAEVARIMTMGVAQAHNIENLSDEHLKEIVQSRAFSLQNPNMEEQDGILSGFVRRCVGSPLAAKAFGSMLSNRTSVNEWKDVLAKSDICSEKTGILPILKLSFDDLSSDMKQCFAFCALFPKDYEIDVDLLIRLWMAHDFIPVQEDDNLETIGKYIFEELTRRSFFQDVRQTLQFDYFGSRLSLRKSTICKIHDLMHDIALSVLGKECVTIVGKPSVNKLLLNPTRHVFLSLYGFNPTFWKEQVTSLLDHLLKKQTAMLHTLFIKDYGQPLDISKYTSLRALHLPANEELRYPNLSPHEQLTRHIQHLRYLNLSSHWFEKLPEGISIMYHLQTLDLSHCKYLRHLPKDMKYMANLRHLYTHGCISLTCMPPGLGQITSLQTLTYFVIGDGLGCSTIGELQNLNLGGELELSGLQNVTEVLAKAASLENKERLTHLSLAWNDDAREKPDSHNEVLDALKPHHRLEMLRIKSYKGTKLPSWITDLSLLQHLTELQLVGCRLCEEFPQFCHFKALEVLYLKKLDKLQSLCSHMVSTPFPALKQLQLHDLESLERWVATEGKEDELSFPVLEEVEIENCPKLTSLPEAPKLKVVKLDEGKPLLSLGIVKSRHMSSISKLLLRVRDTEALPQIDYNWDSSQKLELSLGGTEAAPLSQLSIFGCNFLFVSSHSQLTPGVWKWFEHLAVLTIAKCDVLIYWPEEVFQSLVSLKYLFIFSCNKLIGPTQAKGDKPTQTTDQVLPHLNMIRIHNCESMAQLFILPPSIRIIHIFECPKLEFIWGKEEHLDTYASLEHCRDPASTTGNLEQSPSPIIRRPCLVDLTIRGCDSLVTLPNLPPSLKELFIRKCEKLCSVSGDLCALETLQIVNCNKLQSVNSLGDHPSLETLFLSGCRCLASLGCDGGRGSYSALQCREIEDCPAIDMKQFYNAIKQLLDSFEYEDVSHVHSSSSDEDMTHLSLKGIKEGTHMYARLATGSFVASLC; from the exons ATGGCCGAGTTACTGATCGGGCCACTGATCTCCATGGTGAAGGAGAAGGCATCCAGCTACCTGCTGGACCAATACAAGGtgatggaaggcatggaggagcAGCGCAAGACCCTGGAGCGCATGCTGCCAGCAATCCTGCAAATCATCCAGGATGCGGAGGAGAAAGGAGCCTCCCGATCTAAAGTTGCAGTTTGGCTTAAAGACCTCAAGACAGCGGCCTATGAGGCCAACGACGTCTTTGATGAGTTCAAGTACGAGGCGCTTCGGCGAGAAGCCAAGAAGAAGGGCCACCAAAGCAAGCTTGGAGCGGAGGTAGCAAGACTCCTAGTCCCCGCTCGTAATTCCATTGTATTCCGTTACAGGATGGGCAAGAAGCTAAGCAGGATTGTGCAGACCATCGAGGCCCTGGTCACCGAGATGAATAAATTTGGTTTCAGACACTTGCAGCAAGCACAGCCATCAAGGCAGTGGCGACAGACAGATTCCATAATCATTGACTCCGACACAGATATTCTTAGCAGATCTAGAGAtcgggagaagaagaaaatcgTGGGGATGCTCCTTGATCAAGCTAGCAACATGGATCTCATGGTTCTTCCAATTGTTGGGATGGGTGGGATGGGCAAGTCCACCTTTGTGCAACTCATTTACAATGACCCTGCAATCGAGAAGCACTTTGAGCTTCGGAGGTGGTGCTGCGTGTCAGATGATTTCGATGTCAGTACCATTGCAAGCAACATCTGCCAGACCAATGAGAAATATCGTGAAAAATCATTGCAGGAGCTCCAGAGTACAATAAGTGGAAAAAGATACCTCATTGTGTTAGATGATGTATGGAATCGGGATGCTGATAAGTGGGGAAAACTAAAGACCTGCCTTAAGCAGGGTGGCAAGGGCAGTGCGGTACTAACAACAACTCGTGATGCAGAAGTGGCTCGCATTATGACCATGGGTGTAGCTCAAGCCCATAATATCGAGAATCTGAGTGACGAGCATTTAAAGGAAATTGTCCAGAGCAGAGCATTCAGCTTGCAAAATCCAAATATGGAAGAGCAAGATGGCATTCTCAGTGGATTTGTTCGTCGATGCGTTGGATCTCCCTTGGCTGCCAAAGCCTTTGGCTCTATGTTGAGTAACAGGACTAGTGTAAATGAATGGAAGGATGTATTAGCTAAAAGTGACATTTGTAGTGAGAAAACCGGAATTTTACCGATCCTCAAGCTCAGTTTTGATGACCTATCCTCAGATATGAAGCAGTGCTTTGCATTTTGTGCTTTATTTCCTAAAGATTATGAGATTGATGTGGACCTCTTGATTCGACTGTGGATGGCACATGACTTCATACCTGTGCAGGAGGATGACAATCTAGAAACCAtaggaaaatatatttttgaggAGCTAACTCGGAGGTCATTCTTTCAAGATGTCAGGCAAACACTTCAATTTGACTATTTTGGAAGCAGGTTGTCGCTTCGTAAGTCAACCATATGCAAGATACATGATCTCATGCATGACATTGCTCTATCTGTTCTGGGGAAAGAATGTGTCACTATAGTTGGTAAGCCGAGCGTCAACAAGCTGTTGCTAAATCCGACCCGCCACGTCTTCTTATCACTATATGGTTTCAATCCTACTTTCTGGAAAGAACAGGTTACAAGTCTACTAGATCATCTATTGAAGAAACAAACTGCAATGCTCCATACGTTGTTTATCAAAGATTATGGTCAACCCCTTGATATATCAAAGTACACTTCACTGCGAGCATTACACCTTCCAGCAAATGAAGAGCTAAGGTATCCTAATCTGTCGCCACATGAACAGCTTACAAGACACATACAACACCTAAGGTATCTTAATCTGTCATCACATTGGTTCGAGAAACTTCCTGAAGGTATAAGCATTATGTATCATCTACAAACGTTGGACCTCTCTCATTGCAAATACCTTCGTCACCTTCCAAAGGATATGAAGTATATGGCAAACCTCCGACACCTCTATACCCATGGATGCATATCATTGACATGCATGCCTCCAGGACTTGGACAGATCACTTCTCTGCAGACTCTAACATATTTTGTTATTGGTGATGGCTTGGGATGTAGTACTATTGGGGAACTTCAAAACTTAAACCTTGGTGGAGAGTTAGAGTTAAGTGGTCTGCAAAATGTAACAGAAGTGCTTGCAAAAGCAGCCAGTCTTGAAAATAAAGAGAGACTCACACACTTATCTCTCGCGTGGAATGATGATGCCCGTGAGAAACCAGATTCTCATAATGAGGTGTTAGATGCCCTTAAACCTCATCACCGGCTAGAGATGCTAAGAATAAAGTCCTACAAAGGCACCAAATTACCGTCATGGATAACAGATCTTAGTCTGTTGCAGCACTTGACTGAGCTCCAACTGGTTGGTTGTAGGCTGTGCGAGGAATTTCCTCAATTCTGCCATTTCAAAGCCCTTGAAGTTCTGTATTTGAAAAagttggacaaattgcaaagcCTATGCAGTCATATGGTGTCTACGCCATTTCCAGCACTGAAGCAACTCCAGTTACATGATTTGGAGAGCTTGGAGAGATGGGTCGCaacagaaggaaaagaagatgaATTATCCTTTCCTGTACTTGAGGAGGTTGAAATAGAGAACTGTCCAAAGTTGACTAGCCTACCTGAAGCACCAAAGCTCAAGGTTGTAAAGCTGGATGAAGGCAAGCCGCTGCTCTCCTTAGGAATAGTTAAATCAAGGCACATGTCTTCAATTTCTAAGCTACTACTGCGTGTCCGTGACACAGAAGCACTGCCTCAGATAGATTATAATTGGGATTCATCACAGAAACTGGAACTATCTTTGGGTGGCACAGAAGCCGCACCTCTGTCACAACTGAGCATATTTGGCTGCAACTTTTTATTCGTATCAAGCCACTCACAGCTAACACCTGGGGTCTGGAAATGGTTTGAACATCTTGCAGTTTTAACAATTGCAAAATGTGATGTGCTCATCTACTGGCCAGAAGAAGTGTTCCAAAGCTTGGTATCTTTGAAGTACTTGTTCATTTTCTCCTGCAACAAGCTAATAGGGCCCACACAAGCGAAAGGTGACAAACCTACACAAACAACAGATCAAGTCCTGCCACATCTAAACATGATACGTATACACAATTGTGAAAGCATGGCACAGCTCTTCATTCTTCCCCCATCTATCAGAATTATTCATATTTTTGAGTGCCCTAAGCTTGAGTTCATATGGGGAAAAGAGGAGCATCTTGACACATATGCATCGCTGGAACATTGCCGCGACCCTGCATCCACCACTGGTAACCTAGAGCAATCGCCGTCTCCAATTATTCGCCGTCCATGCCTTGTAGATCTAACTATAAGAGGATGTGATAGCCTGGTAACACTTCCAAATCTACCACCGTCCCTCAAGGAATTATTCATCCGGAAGTGTGAGAAGCTCTGCTCTGTGTCAGGAGACCTGTGTGCACTCGAGACCCTACAGATTGTTAACTGCAATAAGTTACAGTCAGTCAATTCCTTGGGAGACCACCCATCATTAGAAACACTGTTTCTTTCTGGCTGCCGATGCCTTGCATCTTTAGGATGTGATGGTGGTCGTGGGAGTTACTCTGCTCTTCAGTGCCGTGAGATCGAAGACTGCCCAGCCATAGATATGAAGCAGTTTTAC AACGCCATCAAACAGCTGCTTGACAGCTTTGAATATGAAGACGTATCACACGTTCATTCAAGCAGCTCTGATGAAG